The Daucus carota subsp. sativus chromosome 2, DH1 v3.0, whole genome shotgun sequence genome includes a window with the following:
- the LOC108207418 gene encoding cytochrome P450 CYP82D47, with the protein MDFSKQSQVIVLSGIVIFLTLLWRILSSRYSRSHKKDYALPEPPGAWPIIGHLHLLGANKLFHRLLGDMADELGPIFSLRLGSRKALVVSSWGVARECFTVHDKAFANRPTTVAVKIMGYKDSMIGYLPNGAHWLNLRKLAVVELLSNRRLDKLKHIPESEVNLFVRGLYDLWKGKGEGSMLVVELTEKFKDLTMNIMVRMLAGKSYFGNGECKNEESKEIQKGLEDYLNMAGLFMVSDAAPLFGWIDSLTGYKGKMKKTTAVMDNLLEGWVKEHKQTRKLSLINESEQDFIHVMLSIMESDPDAQISDTTIKGTCLTLLLGGYDTAMVTLTWTVSLLLNNRHVLRKVQDELDKHVGRARQVNESDMNNLPYLQAIVKETLRLYPAAPLNVPHEAREDCTVAGFHISAGTLLLVNLWKLQRDPSIWSDPLEFRPERFVEKDVDIEMWGQNFELIPFGSGRRACPGSTFAIRVLHLTLAQLLHGFELGTVSDLPIDMTEGSGITMPKLTPLEVTFKPRLAPSLYV; encoded by the exons ATGGATTTCAGCAAACAATCTCAAGTCATAGTCTTGAGTGGCATTGTTATTTTTCTTACCCTTCTATGGAGGATCTTAAGTAGTAGGTATTCTAGGAGCCACAAGAAAGATTACGCTCTCCCAGAACCTCCTGGGGCATGGCCAATTATCGGTCACCTTCATCTTCTGGGAGCCAACAAGCTATTCCATCGTTTATTGGGAGACATGGCAGATGAACTTGGACCCATCTTCTCGTTACGACTAGGAAGTCGGAAAGCTCTTGTGGTAAGTAGCTGGGGAGTTGCGAGAGAATGCTTTACAGTGCACGACAAGGCCTTTGCCAACCGTCCAACAACAGTAGCTGTGAAGATCATGGGATATAAGGATTCTATGATTGGATATCTTCCTAATGGCGCACATTGGCTTAATCTACGTAAGCTAGCCGTTGTTGAGCTCCTATCCAACCGCAGACTTGACAAGCTCAAACATATTCCTGAATCAGAAGTGAATTTATTTGTCAGGGGGCTTTATGATCTATGGAAAGGAAAAGGAGAGGGAAGCATGCTTGTAGTGGAATTGACAGAAAAATTTAAGGACCTAACGATGAATATAATGGTGAGAATGTTGGCAGGAAAGAGTTATTTTGGAAATGGTGAGTGTAAAAATGAAGAGTCGAAAGAGATCCAGAAGGGATTAGAGGATTATTTGAATATGGCAGGGCTATTTATGGTATCTGATGCAGCTCCGCTGTTTGGTTGGATAGATTCACTAACAGGATACAAGGGAAAAATGAAGAAGACAACAGCAGTGATGGATAACTTACTTGAGGGATGGGTGAAGGAGCATAAACAGACCAGGAAACTTTCATTGATCAATGAATCGGAGCAAGACTTTATTCATGTTATGCTGTCTATCATGGAATCTGATCCAGATGCCCAGATTTCCGACACAACCATAAAGGGCACTTGCCTG ACTCTCCTTTTAGGCGGATACGACACAGCAATGGTCACACTTACATGGACAGTCTCATTGCTACTCAACAACCGTCACGTGCTAAGAAAAGTTCAAGATGAATTGGACAAGCATGTCGGAAGAGCTCGCCAAGTAAATGAATCAGATATGAATAATCTACCTTACTTGCAAGCCATTGTTAAGGAAACATTACGATTATACCCAGCTGCACCACTTAATGTACCGCACGAAGCTAGAGAAGATTGCACTGTCGCAGGCTTCCATATTTCAGCTGGCACACTCTTGCTTGTAAACCTCTGGAAGTTGCAACGTGACCCGAGCATCTGGTCCGATCCCCTCGAGTTTCGACCCGAGAGGTTCGTTgaaaaagatgttgatattgaaATGTGGGGGCAGAATTTCGAACTCATACCGTTTGGATCAGGAAGGAGAGCATGCCCTGGTAGCACATTCGCCATCCGAGTTTTGCACTTGACACTGGCTCAGTTGCTTCATGGGTTTGAGCTGGGAACTGTTTCGGACTTGCCTATTGATATGACTGAAGGTTCAGGAATTACTATGCCAAAGTTGACACCGCTTGAAGTTACGTTCAAGCCCCGGCTGGCTCCATCTCTCTACGTATGA